One region of Streptomyces rishiriensis genomic DNA includes:
- a CDS encoding amino acid ABC transporter ATP-binding protein: MAVDPLIELRDVNKYFGELHVLQDVNLTVGRGEVVVVIGPSGSGKSTLCRAINRLEPIHSGSITLDGQPLPEEGKALAGLRSEVGMVFQSFNLFAHKTVLQNISLGQVKVRGRKKGEADRRSRELLDRVGLADQADKFPAQLSGGQQQRVAIARALAMDPKALLFDEPTSALDPEMINEVLEVMQQLAQEGMTMVVVTHEMGFARSAANRVVFMADGRIVEDRIPEEFFTAPRSDRAKDFLSKILKH; the protein is encoded by the coding sequence ATGGCCGTCGATCCGTTGATCGAGCTGCGTGACGTCAACAAGTACTTCGGGGAGCTGCATGTCCTCCAGGACGTCAACCTCACCGTCGGCAGGGGGGAGGTGGTCGTCGTGATCGGCCCCTCGGGGTCGGGGAAGTCGACACTGTGCCGCGCGATCAACCGGCTGGAGCCCATCCACTCCGGTTCGATCACGCTCGACGGACAGCCGCTGCCGGAGGAGGGCAAGGCCCTGGCGGGACTGCGTTCCGAGGTCGGCATGGTCTTCCAGTCCTTCAACCTGTTCGCCCACAAGACCGTTCTGCAGAACATCTCGCTGGGTCAGGTGAAGGTGCGCGGACGCAAGAAGGGCGAGGCCGACAGGCGCTCCCGTGAACTGCTCGACCGGGTGGGCCTCGCCGATCAGGCCGACAAGTTCCCCGCACAGCTCTCCGGAGGTCAGCAGCAGCGCGTGGCCATCGCCCGTGCCCTCGCCATGGACCCCAAGGCGCTCCTGTTCGACGAGCCCACCTCCGCCCTGGACCCCGAGATGATCAACGAGGTCCTCGAGGTCATGCAGCAGCTCGCCCAGGAGGGCATGACCATGGTCGTGGTCACCCACGAGATGGGCTTCGCCCGCTCGGCCGCCAACCGGGTGGTCTTCATGGCCGACGGCCGGATCGTCGAGGACCGCATCCCCGAGGAGTTCTTCACCGCCCCGCGCAGCGACCGCGCCAAGGACTTCCTCTCCAAGATCCTCAAGCACTGA
- a CDS encoding CocE/NonD family hydrolase: MALRATAMGAASATLVAGGVLGLTPAAQAATGGVRYVDIAGDGGTVLKANVVTPADGARSHPLIVLPTSWGFPQVEYLAQARRLADSGYVVLSYNVRGFWQSGGEIDVAGPHDVADAARVLDWALANTPSDPRNVGMAGVSYGAGISLLAAAHDPRIKAVASLSGWGDLIDSIYSGRTQHVQAAAVLDTVGTVTGRRSAESREVFSAFYSSDLSKEKTIVAWGQKRSPVTYLDQLNKNGAAVMLAGAWGDTIFPPNQSAAFYERLTGPKRLEFRPGDHATAELTGLFGLPNDVWTDTERWFDHYLKGEDNGIDREQPVRLKSRSTSGYEGYPDWKSVDATREKIALAGSTTIHTNVNSGADGGIVFLSSILDQAAKLPPVAAIPLLPRRWAAVWQSGRYATEQRVRGTAKLHTTVTPTEESGTLVAYLYDVGPLGLGKLVANAPYTFHGHTPGKPFGLDLDLISTAYDVPAGHRLALVVDTVDPLYVEHNPSGARLTFSSPANDPSYVSVPLREQ, from the coding sequence ATGGCCCTTCGCGCGACCGCCATGGGCGCCGCCTCCGCGACCCTGGTCGCCGGCGGGGTGCTGGGCCTGACACCCGCCGCGCAGGCCGCGACCGGCGGCGTCCGGTACGTCGACATCGCCGGGGACGGCGGTACGGTCCTCAAGGCCAATGTGGTCACCCCCGCCGACGGTGCCCGCAGCCACCCGCTGATCGTCCTGCCGACCAGCTGGGGCTTCCCGCAGGTCGAGTACCTCGCCCAGGCGCGGCGGCTCGCCGACTCCGGCTACGTCGTGCTCAGTTACAACGTGCGGGGCTTCTGGCAGTCCGGCGGCGAGATCGACGTGGCGGGACCGCACGATGTCGCCGACGCCGCCAGGGTCCTCGACTGGGCGCTCGCCAACACCCCGAGCGACCCGCGCAACGTCGGCATGGCGGGCGTCTCGTACGGCGCCGGGATCAGCCTGCTGGCCGCCGCCCACGACCCGCGCATCAAGGCCGTGGCGTCGCTCAGCGGCTGGGGCGACCTGATCGACTCGATCTACTCCGGGCGCACCCAGCACGTCCAGGCCGCCGCCGTGCTCGACACGGTGGGCACGGTCACCGGCCGCCGGAGCGCCGAGTCCCGGGAGGTCTTCTCGGCCTTCTACTCCTCCGACCTGTCGAAGGAGAAGACCATCGTCGCCTGGGGGCAGAAACGTTCCCCCGTGACCTACCTGGACCAGCTCAACAAGAACGGCGCGGCCGTCATGCTCGCCGGCGCCTGGGGCGACACGATCTTCCCGCCGAACCAGTCAGCCGCCTTCTACGAGCGGCTGACCGGCCCGAAGCGGCTGGAGTTCCGCCCCGGCGACCACGCCACCGCCGAGCTGACCGGCCTGTTCGGCCTCCCCAACGACGTCTGGACCGACACCGAGCGCTGGTTCGACCACTACCTCAAGGGCGAGGACAACGGCATCGACCGTGAACAGCCGGTCCGGCTCAAGTCCCGTTCCACAAGCGGTTACGAGGGATATCCGGACTGGAAGTCGGTGGACGCGACCCGGGAGAAGATCGCCCTGGCGGGCTCCACCACGATCCACACGAACGTGAACTCGGGCGCCGACGGCGGGATCGTCTTCCTGTCCAGCATCCTCGACCAGGCGGCGAAGCTGCCCCCGGTGGCCGCGATCCCCCTGCTCCCCCGGCGCTGGGCCGCCGTGTGGCAGTCCGGGAGGTACGCCACGGAGCAGCGGGTCCGCGGCACAGCGAAGCTGCACACCACCGTCACCCCGACCGAGGAGAGCGGCACCCTCGTCGCCTACCTCTACGACGTGGGGCCGCTCGGCCTGGGCAAACTGGTCGCCAACGCGCCGTACACCTTCCACGGGCACACGCCGGGCAAGCCGTTCGGTCTCGACCTGGATCTGATCTCCACGGCCTACGACGTCCCGGCCGGGCACCGGCTCGCCCTGGTCGTCGACACCGTGGACCCGCTGTACGTCGAGCACAACCCGTCCGGCGCGCGGCTGACCTTCTCCTCGCCGGCGAACGACCCGTCGTACGTGTCGGTTCCGCTGCGCGAGCAGTGA